The bacterium genome includes a window with the following:
- a CDS encoding DNA adenine methylase, with protein MPRKENYPGHRLHEISPYIGKIRPILARQLVQEYSRPGDWIWDPFCGSGTIPLEARLLGRHVIASDINPYACILTRAKLHAPCSEAACLNSMETLTSLVKMNEKKNENKAPDWVRDFFHGETLRETRILIAESLARRLYFIVGCMLGILHHQRPGFLSYPASHLVPYLRYKRFPRDVYPEAYEYRDPIPRLEAKIRRTLANPPPLRTTRFRVLQKSVINKYLPPRSIDTIITSPPYLDALDYARDNRLRLWFLGVEDFRIINQREIGNISTFSSDMAIILKTMADVLKIDGICVLVLGDVTRSKRFHDIPNIILNIVNNDANALVLEKHWSDAIPDKRRSRRNGKATKRERVMIFRKARGGNNG; from the coding sequence CGCCCAGGTGATTGGATATGGGATCCATTTTGTGGATCAGGAACCATTCCTTTAGAGGCTAGGCTCTTGGGCAGGCATGTAATTGCCTCGGACATAAATCCGTATGCCTGCATTCTCACACGAGCTAAACTCCACGCACCATGTTCTGAAGCTGCTTGTCTGAACTCTATGGAAACATTAACGAGTTTAGTCAAGATGAACGAAAAAAAGAACGAAAACAAGGCACCTGATTGGGTGAGAGACTTCTTTCATGGGGAAACCCTAAGAGAGACGAGAATACTGATTGCTGAGTCTCTCGCAAGAAGGTTGTATTTTATTGTTGGTTGTATGCTTGGGATACTACACCATCAGAGGCCGGGATTCCTTTCGTATCCGGCTAGTCACCTTGTTCCCTATTTGCGTTACAAACGTTTTCCGCGGGATGTATATCCCGAAGCGTATGAATACCGTGATCCGATTCCGCGGCTTGAAGCTAAGATAAGGCGTACACTCGCCAACCCACCACCACTACGCACAACACGCTTTAGAGTTCTACAGAAGTCTGTTATCAATAAGTATTTACCTCCCAGATCAATCGATACGATCATTACGAGTCCCCCTTATTTGGATGCGCTCGACTACGCTAGGGACAATCGTTTACGCCTTTGGTTCTTGGGAGTTGAAGACTTTAGAATAATCAACCAGAGAGAGATTGGTAATATTAGCACGTTTTCGTCAGATATGGCGATTATTCTTAAAACAATGGCAGATGTTCTCAAAATTGATGGTATTTGTGTTCTTGTACTTGGAGATGTAACGCGCTCTAAGCGATTTCATGACATTCCGAACATAATATTGAATATTGTAAATAACGATGCAAATGCTCTGGTGTTAGAAAAACACTGGTCAGATGCTATTCCTGATAAACGTCGTTCTCGGCGGAACGGGAAAGCAACAAAACGAGAGAGGGTAATGATCTTTAGAAAAGCCCGAGGGGGTAACAATGGTTAA